In Streptomyces erythrochromogenes, the DNA window CCCGGGCCTCGGCCGCCGGGCACGGCGACGTCCGCCGCGAGGACGGGTCCACCGGGCCGGGCGGGGGGCAGCCCTCTGCCCGGCCCGGCCGTGGCGCGGCCTCCGTACGCTCCACCCCCGGTGTCCGCCGCGAAAGTGATCCGGCCGGGGCCGCCGTTCCCGCGGCCTGCGGCGTGAACCGGTTCGGACGCGGCCGGCGCCGGCGCGAGGCCGAGGTGTCCGCCGAGCCCGCCGCAGGCGCTCCGCTCGGGCGGTTCCTGGCCAAGGCCGCCGCCGTGACCGCCGGGCTCACTGCTGCCGGGGCCCTGTTCGGGCTGGTGCGCGACCAGACCATCGCGCACCTCTTCGGCGCCGGGCACGACAGCGACGCCTTCCTCATCGCCTGGACCGTCCCGGAGATGGCCTCGACGCTGCTGATCGAGGACGCCATGGCGCTGCTGATGGTCCCCGCCTTCAGCCACGCACTGGCCCGGCGGGCCGCCGCCCGGGCCGGGCTCACCCGCAGGGAGGCCCGCGCGCAGGATCCCGTACGGCTGCTGGTCGGGGCGACCCTGCCGCGGCTCGTCGTGTTCCTGGCCGCCGTGGCCTCCGTGCTCGTCGTCGCCGCGCCGGCCGTCGTCGCCGTGCTCGCGCCCGGCCTGCCCGATCCCGCACTGGCCGTCGAGTGCACCCGCCTGACCGCGCTGACCGTGCTCTCCTTCGGCATCGCCGGCTACTTCAGCGCCGCGCTGCGCGCGCACCGCTCCTTCCTGCCACCCGCCGCGATCTACGTCTCGTACAACATCGGCATCATCGCCACGATGGTCACCCTCCACACCCTGTGGGGCGTGCGGGCCGCCGCCGCGGGCGTCGCCGTCGGCGGACTGCTGATGGCGCTCGTCCAACTCCCCGCCTTCATCCGGAACGTGGGCTTCGGCCCGCCCCGGGCCAAACGGGCCGCCGCCCCGCGCAGCCAGCGCGACCGCGACCGCCCCACCCTCATCGCCTTCGGGGTCATCGCCCCCGTCATCCTCTTCGCCGTCTTCCGCCAGTCACAGGTGCTCGTCGAGCGGTTCCTGGCCGCCTCGCTCCCGTCCGGGGCGATCTCCCACCTCAACTACGCGCAGAAGGTCGCGCAGATGCCGATGGTGCTGTCGCTGATGATCTGCACCGTCACCTTCCCCGTCGTCGCCCAGGCCATGGCCGGCGGCGAGCGGGAGAAGGCCCGCCGGCGCGTGGAGCGGGACCTGGCACTGGCCTCGCTCGCCGTCCTGATGGGCACCGCGCTCGTCATCGGCTACGCCCCCCAGATCATCCAGGTCCTCTTCGAACGGGGCGCCTTCACCCACGAGGACACCCTCGCCACCGCCTCCGTCATGCGGGTCTACGGACTCGGACTGCTCGGCCACTGCCTCGTCGGGGCACTGTCCCGGCCCTTCTTCTCGACCGCCCGGCCCAC includes these proteins:
- the murJ gene encoding murein biosynthesis integral membrane protein MurJ, whose amino-acid sequence is MTDTTPWRPASGPPAGVGHTRVPPTPPVEPGPFGPAGYPGGAPAGLGARVAARTTSASADAPAARASAAGHGDVRREDGSTGPGGGQPSARPGRGAASVRSTPGVRRESDPAGAAVPAACGVNRFGRGRRRREAEVSAEPAAGAPLGRFLAKAAAVTAGLTAAGALFGLVRDQTIAHLFGAGHDSDAFLIAWTVPEMASTLLIEDAMALLMVPAFSHALARRAAARAGLTRREARAQDPVRLLVGATLPRLVVFLAAVASVLVVAAPAVVAVLAPGLPDPALAVECTRLTALTVLSFGIAGYFSAALRAHRSFLPPAAIYVSYNIGIIATMVTLHTLWGVRAAAAGVAVGGLLMALVQLPAFIRNVGFGPPRAKRAAAPRSQRDRDRPTLIAFGVIAPVILFAVFRQSQVLVERFLAASLPSGAISHLNYAQKVAQMPMVLSLMICTVTFPVVAQAMAGGEREKARRRVERDLALASLAVLMGTALVIGYAPQIIQVLFERGAFTHEDTLATASVMRVYGLGLLGHCLVGALSRPFFSTARPTWFPAFAMGAGLLVNIVAGAFAVRWWGTYGIAAANAAGISTAAALLLTGLGPRIIAIHVRRVSVSIGRLAVAAVTACATGWIAGPMIPDPLLSAGLGCLLVPAMFGATGMAIRALEVTALPGQISQFTQRFRNAR